In the genome of Triticum urartu cultivar G1812 chromosome 5, Tu2.1, whole genome shotgun sequence, one region contains:
- the LOC125507146 gene encoding uncharacterized protein LOC125507146, producing MSPRRRETWGYRNVCARPSGGFSAEIRFRGIRLGLRNFDIANKAACAYDATAWRLRWPHRTLNFPNVPTRERAQELAPLPRLITNEDRRDNRRREHRIGIAKMDEEAMALWRQRFLQDIINEREFYEQRRVERDKRMAERGAYREDKRRRKADAQFNMRLGAASPWESNDDRYLHAYIKFRASVSIFVRKFSHMLTVHLARCSRPSLLVWSLTRALGTFLASMAPWPACAGVSCGGRTPVAADREQNGGITPFGAAQTPWWLRVAISSPAHACSTVAVARHAQSALPAADGPAPPRSVELPLSNQIPLRLAPKWNQGTSTTTLNL from the exons aTGTCGCCGCGTCGCCGGGAAACTTGGGGATACCGCAACGTCTGCGCGCGCCCCTCCGGCGGCTTCTCCGCCGAGATCCGGTTCCGCGGGATTCGCCTCGGCCTCAGAAATTTCGACATTGCCAACAAGGCCGCCTGCGCATACGACGCAACGGCGTGGCGCCTCCGGTGGCCTCATAGAACATTGAACTTCCCCAACGTGCCGACGCGGGAGCGGGCACAGGAGCTCGCGCCTCTGCCGCGGCTTATCACCAATGAGGATCGTCGCGACAACCGGAGGCGGGAGCACCGTATCGGCATCGCCAAGATGGACGAGGAAGCCATGGCGCTGTGGCGCCAACGCTTCCTGCAGGACATCATCAACGAGCGCGAGTTCTACGAGCAAAGGAGGGTGGAGAGGGATAAGAGGATGGCGGAGCGAGGCGCCTATCGCGAGGACAAGCGTAGGCGAAAAGCGGACGCTCAATTCAACATGAGGCTAGGAGCAGCATCGCCCTGGGAATCCAACGATGATCGGTATCTTCACGCCTACA ttaagttcagagctTCAGTGTCGATCTTCGTCAGAAAATTCAGTCACATGCTCACAGTGCACTTGGCACGTTGCTCACGGCCTAGCTTGCTTGTCTGGAGCCTCACACGCGCGCTTGGCACGTTCCTGGCGTCGATGGCACCCTGGCCCGCCTGtgccggcgtgtcttgcggcggccgaaccCCCGTAGCGGCCGACAGGGAGCAGAACGGTGGCATAACGCCGTTCGGTGCCGCCCAAaccccctggtggctccgcgtgGCCATTTCCTCGCCAGCGCACGCATgcagcaccgtcgccgtggcGCGGCACGCACAGAGcgcgctccctgccgccgacgggcccgcgccgccccgttccgtcGAGCTCCCCCTAAGCAACCAAATCCCGCTGAGGTTAGCACCTAAATGGAACCAGGGAACATCCACGACGACGCTCAACCTCTGA